A genomic segment from Polyangium mundeleinium encodes:
- a CDS encoding bile acid:sodium symporter family protein produces MQSNVFTAVFMPLALGVIMLGLGLGLTLEDFRRVLVYPRAVFVGLLCQTVLLPLACYGIAKGFGLPPELAVGLMLLAASPGGATANLFSHLAKGDVALNITLTATNSILSLFTLPFIVNLSLAAFLGTEKSIPLQFDKVIQVFAVVLVPVGIGMLIRAKRPAVSDRLQTPVKITSAVFLLLIIAAAVLKERANLVTYFKQVGLAALVFNLASMGLGYLVPLLVRLPKRQATAIGMEIGIHNGTLAIAIASTPTLLNNSTMAVPPAIYSLIMFFTAAAFGSFVARGNEEGAPAEQPKAAAGT; encoded by the coding sequence ATGCAATCGAATGTCTTCACGGCCGTGTTCATGCCGCTCGCGCTCGGCGTCATCATGCTGGGCCTCGGGCTCGGGCTCACGCTCGAGGATTTCCGGCGCGTGCTGGTGTATCCGCGGGCCGTCTTCGTGGGGCTCCTCTGCCAGACAGTGCTCTTGCCGCTCGCCTGCTACGGCATCGCGAAGGGCTTCGGGCTCCCGCCCGAGCTCGCTGTCGGGCTCATGCTCCTCGCCGCTTCGCCGGGCGGCGCGACGGCGAACCTCTTCAGCCACCTCGCGAAAGGCGACGTCGCGCTGAACATCACGCTGACCGCGACGAACTCCATCCTCAGCCTGTTCACGTTGCCGTTCATCGTGAACCTGTCGCTCGCGGCGTTCCTCGGGACCGAAAAGAGCATTCCGCTTCAGTTCGACAAGGTGATCCAGGTCTTCGCCGTCGTGCTCGTGCCCGTGGGGATCGGGATGCTCATCCGCGCGAAACGCCCGGCGGTCTCGGATCGGCTGCAGACGCCGGTGAAGATCACCTCGGCCGTGTTCCTCCTGCTCATCATCGCCGCGGCCGTGCTGAAGGAGCGGGCGAACCTGGTGACGTATTTCAAGCAGGTGGGCCTCGCGGCGCTCGTGTTCAACCTGGCCAGCATGGGCCTCGGGTATCTCGTCCCCCTGCTCGTGCGGCTGCCGAAGCGCCAGGCGACCGCGATCGGCATGGAGATCGGAATCCACAACGGGACCTTGGCGATCGCGATCGCCTCGACGCCCACGCTGCTCAACAATTCGACGATGGCCGTTCCGCCGGCCATCTACAGCCTGATCATGTTCTTCACGGCCGCCGCCTTCGGGAGCTTCGTCGCGCGTGGAAACGAGGAAGGCGCCCCGGCCGAGCAGCCCAAGGCGGCCGCAGGCACGTGA
- a CDS encoding ABC transporter permease subunit/CPBP intramembrane protease, whose protein sequence is MRLSIVLVILRKELLETLRDRRTFVSLVLLPLMLYPLFALLMSRMAGAEMDALEARPSKIAVWGELSPDVSAALAADENKLEIMPWHGVSAPLRRDLEAGSIAPPAPAPPRPPGPPRKGPNAEAAGAEAKADTKPRDADRPDAAVALAARALVGAREAHAVLVPWRGFSEDVRAGKAARVTLYYDSVWGDSDFAADRLDYALARARDGLLVSREGEKGLPKGFTSGLEVVSRNVAPDERRVGKVLGTLMPMMLILMSLLGGFLRAADMTAGEKERGTMQTLLCAPLLPIEIITGKFLAVFVVSLFTALVNVASLGLTMRRILPGEMDMPFSAHALTFALLVPVTLLFSALFLAVAAFARDFKDAQNLLTPVYLPVMLLSMITSLPGMELSFATSFVPVLNVALLIKAIYLGDVSPDLVLFTLGSSTLFAALTLVFAARVFEREDVLLGGRGSFRAVFSFERQKGGIPSLGFSLGAFAVILVVMFYASFLVEKTTNKTAQLVATQLGLFFLPALAAIAASGASMRETLGLRLPRPRALVGAVLAGLSGGAAVSAIATRLVPVPHEFAEKLGDALLLDGQPLGVLLIVIAVLPALCEETLFRGLLFSGLTRAGFGLALVASSLLFGLAHGSIYRLIPTFSLGLLLGYARHETRSLLPGILVHGINNALAITVLAVRPAWLEKLLQTNQVPVGLGVAAALVLALGVVLMREPREADARG, encoded by the coding sequence GTGAGGCTCTCCATCGTCCTCGTCATTCTGCGCAAGGAGCTCCTCGAGACGCTGCGGGATCGCCGCACCTTCGTGAGCCTCGTCCTCTTGCCGCTGATGCTCTACCCGCTCTTCGCGCTCCTCATGAGCCGGATGGCGGGCGCCGAAATGGATGCGCTCGAAGCGCGCCCCTCGAAGATCGCCGTATGGGGCGAGCTCTCGCCCGACGTATCGGCCGCGCTCGCAGCCGACGAGAACAAACTCGAAATCATGCCGTGGCACGGCGTCTCCGCGCCGCTCCGCCGGGACCTCGAAGCCGGCTCCATTGCGCCCCCTGCGCCCGCGCCCCCACGCCCCCCCGGCCCGCCCCGCAAGGGGCCGAACGCCGAGGCCGCGGGCGCGGAAGCGAAAGCCGACACGAAACCACGCGACGCGGACCGGCCCGACGCGGCGGTCGCCCTCGCGGCCCGCGCGCTCGTCGGCGCCCGCGAGGCCCACGCCGTGCTCGTCCCCTGGCGGGGGTTTTCCGAGGACGTCCGCGCCGGCAAGGCCGCCCGTGTCACCCTTTATTACGACTCGGTCTGGGGCGACTCCGATTTCGCGGCCGATCGTCTCGATTACGCGCTCGCCCGCGCCCGCGACGGGTTGCTCGTCTCCCGCGAGGGCGAAAAAGGGTTGCCCAAGGGTTTTACCTCCGGCCTCGAGGTCGTCTCGCGCAACGTCGCGCCCGACGAACGGCGGGTCGGCAAGGTCCTCGGCACGCTCATGCCGATGATGCTGATCCTCATGTCGCTCCTCGGCGGCTTTCTCCGCGCGGCCGACATGACGGCCGGCGAAAAGGAGCGCGGCACCATGCAGACGCTCCTCTGCGCGCCGCTCCTGCCCATCGAGATCATCACCGGCAAGTTCCTCGCCGTCTTCGTCGTCTCGCTCTTCACGGCCCTCGTCAACGTCGCGAGCCTCGGCCTCACGATGCGCCGCATCCTGCCGGGCGAGATGGACATGCCGTTCTCGGCCCACGCGCTCACGTTCGCGCTCCTCGTCCCGGTCACGCTCCTCTTTTCGGCGCTCTTTCTGGCCGTCGCGGCCTTCGCCCGTGATTTCAAGGACGCGCAGAACCTGCTCACGCCCGTCTATCTGCCCGTCATGCTCCTCTCGATGATCACGTCCTTGCCCGGGATGGAGCTCTCCTTCGCCACCTCGTTCGTTCCGGTCCTCAACGTCGCGCTGCTCATCAAGGCGATTTACCTCGGCGACGTCTCGCCCGATCTCGTCCTCTTCACGCTCGGCTCGTCCACCTTGTTCGCCGCGCTCACGCTCGTCTTCGCCGCGCGTGTCTTCGAGCGCGAGGATGTCCTGCTCGGCGGCCGCGGCTCCTTCCGCGCTGTCTTCTCGTTCGAGCGGCAAAAAGGCGGGATCCCGAGCCTCGGGTTCTCCCTCGGCGCCTTCGCCGTCATCCTCGTCGTGATGTTTTACGCGAGCTTCCTCGTCGAGAAGACGACGAACAAAACCGCGCAGCTCGTCGCCACCCAGCTCGGCCTGTTTTTCCTGCCCGCGCTCGCCGCCATCGCCGCGTCGGGCGCCTCGATGCGCGAGACGCTCGGCCTTCGTTTGCCGCGCCCGCGCGCGCTCGTCGGCGCCGTCCTCGCGGGCCTCTCCGGGGGCGCCGCCGTCAGCGCGATCGCGACCCGCCTCGTGCCCGTCCCCCACGAGTTCGCGGAGAAACTCGGCGACGCCCTCCTGCTCGACGGCCAGCCCCTCGGGGTGCTGCTGATCGTCATCGCCGTCCTGCCCGCGCTTTGCGAGGAGACGCTCTTCCGCGGGCTGCTCTTTTCGGGCCTCACGCGCGCCGGGTTCGGTCTCGCGCTCGTCGCCTCGTCGCTCCTCTTCGGCCTCGCGCACGGCTCGATTTATCGGCTGATCCCCACGTTCTCGCTCGGCCTGCTCCTCGGCTACGCCCGCCACGAGACGCGGTCGCTCCTGCCCGGCATCCTCGTGCACGGGATCAACAATGCCCTCGCCATCACGGTCCTCGCCGTGCGGCCGGCGTGGCTGGAGAAGCTCTTGCAAACCAATCAGGTGCCCGTCGGGCTCGGCGTCGCCGCGGCGCTCGTGCTCGCGCTCGGCGTGGTTCTCATGCGTGAGCCGCGCGAAGCCGACGCGCGCGGCTGA
- a CDS encoding ABC transporter ATP-binding protein yields the protein MPPEATAPDAALAAEGLVKHYGPTIAVAGLDLVVRPGEVVGLLGPNGAGKTTALRMLAGILRPTQGRVRIGGIDMAERPLEAKALIGFLSGDTQLYQRLSPRETLQYFGRLHGLPEAALGARIDDLVRDLEMASFADRPSATLSAGQKQRANIARAFLHGPSVLILDEPTNALDVLSGRFIVESIRKERAKGRAILFSTHIMSEAEYLCDRIALIHEGRIVDEGEVPALCARAGDAKNLTDAFLYHVERGAPRADGASPGGAA from the coding sequence ATGCCCCCGGAAGCCACCGCCCCCGATGCCGCCCTCGCCGCCGAGGGCCTCGTCAAACATTACGGTCCCACGATCGCCGTCGCCGGCCTTGATCTCGTCGTTCGTCCCGGCGAGGTCGTCGGCCTGCTCGGCCCGAACGGGGCGGGCAAGACGACCGCGCTGCGCATGCTCGCCGGCATCCTCCGGCCCACGCAGGGGCGCGTCCGGATCGGCGGCATCGACATGGCCGAGCGGCCGCTCGAAGCCAAAGCCCTCATTGGCTTCCTCTCCGGCGACACGCAGCTCTACCAGCGCCTCTCGCCGCGCGAGACCTTGCAGTATTTCGGCCGCCTCCACGGCCTCCCCGAGGCGGCCCTTGGCGCGCGCATCGACGACCTCGTGCGGGACCTCGAAATGGCCTCGTTCGCCGATCGCCCCTCGGCCACGCTCTCGGCCGGGCAAAAGCAGCGCGCCAACATCGCGCGCGCCTTCCTCCACGGGCCCTCCGTCCTCATCCTCGACGAGCCCACGAATGCGCTCGACGTCCTCTCCGGCCGCTTCATCGTCGAATCCATCCGCAAGGAGCGCGCGAAGGGCCGCGCGATTCTCTTCTCCACCCACATCATGAGCGAAGCCGAATATCTCTGCGATCGGATCGCCCTCATTCACGAAGGCCGCATCGTCGACGAGGGCGAGGTCCCGGCCCTCTGCGCGCGCGCCGGCGACGCGAAAAACCTCACGGATGCATTCCTCTACCACGTCGAGCGTGGTGCCCCCCGCGCGGACGGCGCGTCTCCCGGAGGTGCGGCGTGA
- a CDS encoding sigma 54-interacting transcriptional regulator: MVYAANAMIDGPDSRTLSSTEEPKEVGDTYHRPHLFLVLEAHRPLAPPARVSLAKLDELEIGRGSPRQMEATNAPSARRLTIRADDRRMSSTHARLGKLLQRWVLDDAKSKNGTFVNGIRTTRDELEDGDLIELGQTFFLYREALPCDPNDPPVLDRTALRPAAPGLATVLPQLHRVFERLVPIARSTISVILEGETGTGKEVMARALHALSGRPGDFVAVNCGALPKDLVEAELFGHKKGAFSGATEDRLGLVRSADRGTLFLDEIGDLPAPAQAALLRTLQEREVRPIGGTRSIAVDLRVIAATHRSLERMVAAGAFRADLWNRLAGHKVELPPLRARREDLGLLAGAILARLPPDQAARIQIHPRAARAMLRHDWPGNVRELEKCLGTAVVLAGEGGVVELEHLPPAVQRALEGLTAEEAALRDELIALLKEQGGNITAVAKAMGKARMQVQRWLKRFGIDPTRFRR, translated from the coding sequence ATGGTGTATGCAGCGAACGCGATGATCGACGGCCCGGACAGCAGGACGCTCTCCTCCACCGAAGAGCCCAAGGAGGTAGGCGACACCTACCACCGCCCCCACCTCTTCCTCGTCCTCGAGGCGCACCGCCCCCTCGCGCCTCCCGCGCGCGTATCGCTCGCGAAGCTCGACGAGCTCGAAATCGGCCGCGGATCCCCCCGACAGATGGAAGCGACGAACGCCCCGAGCGCCCGCCGCCTCACGATTCGCGCCGATGATCGCCGCATGTCGTCGACCCACGCGCGCCTCGGCAAGCTGCTCCAGCGCTGGGTCCTCGACGACGCCAAATCCAAGAACGGCACATTCGTCAACGGCATTCGAACGACCCGGGATGAACTCGAAGATGGCGACCTGATCGAGCTCGGCCAAACTTTTTTCCTCTACCGGGAAGCCCTTCCTTGCGACCCGAACGATCCCCCCGTGCTCGACCGGACCGCGTTGCGTCCAGCGGCCCCGGGCCTCGCGACCGTGCTCCCCCAGCTTCATCGTGTATTCGAAAGGCTTGTTCCCATCGCGCGTTCGACGATCTCGGTGATCCTCGAAGGCGAAACCGGCACCGGCAAGGAGGTCATGGCGCGCGCCCTCCACGCGCTCTCCGGGCGTCCCGGCGATTTCGTCGCGGTCAATTGTGGCGCCCTGCCGAAGGACCTCGTGGAGGCCGAGCTCTTCGGCCACAAGAAGGGGGCTTTTTCGGGGGCGACCGAGGATCGCCTCGGCCTCGTCCGCAGCGCCGACCGGGGCACGTTGTTCCTCGACGAAATCGGCGATCTCCCCGCGCCCGCACAGGCGGCCTTGCTGCGGACCCTTCAGGAGCGTGAGGTCCGTCCGATCGGCGGCACGCGCTCCATCGCCGTCGATCTCCGCGTGATCGCCGCGACCCATCGGTCCCTCGAACGAATGGTCGCCGCCGGCGCATTTCGCGCCGATCTCTGGAACCGCCTGGCCGGCCACAAGGTCGAGCTTCCCCCGCTGCGTGCGCGTCGGGAGGACCTCGGCCTGCTCGCCGGCGCGATCCTCGCACGCCTCCCACCCGATCAGGCCGCGCGGATCCAGATCCACCCGCGCGCGGCGAGGGCCATGCTCCGCCATGACTGGCCGGGGAACGTGCGGGAGCTGGAGAAGTGCCTCGGCACGGCGGTCGTGCTCGCGGGGGAAGGAGGAGTGGTGGAGCTCGAACACCTCCCCCCGGCCGTGCAGCGCGCGCTCGAAGGGCTCACAGCCGAGGAGGCCGCGCTCCGGGACGAGCTCATCGCGCTCCTCAAGGAACAGGGTGGCAATATCACCGCGGTCGCGAAGGCCATGGGCAAGGCACGCATGCAAGTCCAGCGCTGGCTGAAGCGGTTCGGAATCGACCCGACGCGGTTCCGGCGATAG
- a CDS encoding serine/threonine-protein kinase: protein MSVEGGEGAIFAGRYRLIRRLAAGAMGAVYEARHLGTDRRWALKVMLSHIIERPELRRRFALEARVTAHIESPFLVEVFDAGVDEATGVPFLVMELLRGEELGRCLRRVGRFSPEETLACLHQTALALDKTHGAGIVHRDLKPANLFLSVREDGERRIKILDFGVAKIVAEGSAGGGATQTVGTPLYMAPEQFRGHRVSAATDIYALGMMAYTFLVGEAYWADERLEEDNLVAFALCAAYGPVEPARARASRKGVLLPMGFDAWFAKTTAVEPDRRFATATAAVRALGDALGMADITTFALPSPALGVEPSAAEAETVAATEEAGGREDGAERAGAEESAWGETEPASQEDATAGDSTSESDSSVATREGGSAIPVERALPTPTPPAPGRPRAWGVRGLAIAGGLLLAIGGAWFVQRDASSPPVPSPSVVSPLQSTSSVLACPVFEASGIDEPSGWMGAAAASLFCDRARVLLGGSATRTLLPAELLALPGQPVDRFPEDPYAAPEARAKSIEAARRRAAAYAEGQVVRENAGFRITVTLRRPDGGDIDHAIGTGRSLYEATRDAMNPLAERGSLPVATALDPTMADFSRARDVSSALALFDLAAAMSNNAGGLPDECSHVAARSADLAELGPAERRHCAYTLGLPMPEVRLSQRNNPASPGELAARARVEHVARRVDDPATIAELERLFAREATPLGRSTLATTLSCLLQSPDPKRAAELSLLAVQAEPKNPIGEGCAPWLQLLAVTYGASSAAPTLRAMQAWVPWNSYGWLFQAKLPGDKDRALVYARRAYTLSPLDTSVAHTLADKLLASGAREEARGIALALATGGHAVHFVESNLLLVRIEASEARFGAALARAKRAMLPAADYAGWLRVQRFEIAWRALQIAHVLGRAQEIADLVVERFLDPEPPPLDGAYVDVPLRLPAVCAYASPAVSRRCFTRFRELRQRLSFSALPDADAFTEGAERYAKGDFAGAARAFRPLLRTPGPFVEVLAEPMIETFEHTGESELVARVEAAMADRSGELNGASLALVRAARRAAKRGEKEQARALAHRVLDAWSVADETVPAVAEMRRLVQEGRGGAR, encoded by the coding sequence ATGTCCGTCGAGGGGGGAGAAGGGGCGATCTTTGCCGGGCGTTACCGGCTGATTCGCCGCCTCGCTGCGGGCGCCATGGGCGCGGTGTACGAAGCTCGTCACCTCGGGACGGACCGCCGGTGGGCGCTCAAGGTGATGCTCTCCCATATCATCGAGCGCCCCGAGCTCCGGCGGCGGTTCGCGCTCGAAGCGCGGGTGACCGCGCATATCGAAAGCCCATTCCTCGTCGAAGTCTTCGACGCGGGGGTCGACGAGGCGACAGGGGTGCCGTTCCTCGTCATGGAGCTGCTTCGTGGGGAGGAGCTCGGGCGATGCCTCCGGCGTGTGGGGCGATTTTCGCCCGAGGAGACGCTCGCGTGCCTCCATCAAACGGCGCTCGCGCTCGACAAGACGCATGGAGCGGGGATCGTCCATCGTGATCTCAAGCCGGCGAACCTATTCCTGAGCGTGCGCGAGGATGGCGAGCGGCGTATCAAGATCCTCGATTTCGGCGTCGCGAAGATCGTCGCCGAGGGCAGCGCCGGCGGAGGCGCGACCCAGACCGTGGGGACGCCGCTGTACATGGCGCCCGAGCAGTTCCGTGGCCATCGCGTCTCGGCAGCGACGGACATTTACGCGCTCGGGATGATGGCTTATACCTTTCTCGTCGGCGAGGCGTACTGGGCCGACGAGAGGCTCGAAGAGGACAACCTCGTCGCCTTCGCGCTCTGCGCGGCTTACGGCCCGGTGGAGCCAGCGAGAGCGCGCGCGTCGAGGAAGGGTGTCCTTCTGCCCATGGGCTTCGATGCATGGTTTGCAAAGACGACCGCCGTCGAACCGGACCGGCGTTTCGCCACGGCAACCGCCGCGGTGCGCGCGCTCGGCGATGCGCTCGGGATGGCCGACATCACGACGTTCGCCTTGCCCTCTCCGGCCCTCGGCGTCGAGCCCTCGGCGGCGGAGGCGGAGACGGTGGCCGCCACGGAAGAGGCTGGCGGGAGGGAGGACGGCGCGGAACGCGCAGGCGCGGAAGAGAGCGCTTGGGGAGAAACGGAGCCGGCGTCCCAGGAGGACGCGACGGCGGGGGATTCGACGTCGGAGAGCGATTCGTCCGTGGCCACCCGCGAGGGAGGGAGTGCAATCCCCGTCGAGCGGGCGCTCCCGACGCCGACGCCGCCCGCACCCGGCCGCCCGCGCGCGTGGGGCGTCCGGGGCCTGGCCATTGCCGGCGGCCTGCTTCTGGCCATCGGGGGCGCATGGTTCGTCCAACGTGATGCGTCTTCTCCGCCCGTGCCCTCTCCTTCGGTCGTCTCCCCTTTGCAATCGACGTCTTCGGTGCTCGCGTGCCCCGTCTTCGAGGCATCGGGCATCGACGAGCCCTCTGGCTGGATGGGCGCTGCGGCGGCGTCTCTCTTTTGCGACCGAGCGCGCGTCCTTTTGGGCGGCTCCGCCACGCGGACGCTCCTCCCTGCAGAGCTCCTCGCGCTCCCGGGGCAGCCTGTGGATCGGTTCCCCGAGGATCCCTATGCCGCGCCCGAGGCCCGCGCGAAATCGATCGAAGCCGCCCGTCGCCGGGCGGCAGCGTATGCCGAGGGGCAGGTTGTCCGGGAGAACGCCGGCTTCCGGATCACGGTCACCCTCCGCCGTCCCGACGGGGGGGATATCGATCATGCCATCGGCACCGGGCGTTCCCTCTACGAGGCCACACGAGACGCGATGAACCCTCTCGCCGAGCGGGGCTCGCTCCCGGTCGCGACCGCACTCGACCCCACGATGGCGGACTTTTCGCGCGCCCGAGACGTGAGCAGCGCCCTCGCGCTCTTCGATCTTGCTGCAGCGATGAGCAACAACGCGGGCGGGCTCCCGGACGAATGCTCCCACGTCGCGGCGAGGAGCGCCGACCTCGCGGAGCTGGGGCCCGCCGAGCGCCGCCACTGCGCCTATACGCTCGGCCTCCCGATGCCCGAGGTGAGGTTGTCCCAGCGAAACAATCCCGCATCCCCGGGCGAGCTCGCCGCGCGCGCGCGTGTCGAGCATGTGGCGCGACGGGTGGACGATCCGGCCACGATCGCCGAGCTCGAGCGGCTCTTCGCGCGCGAGGCGACGCCGCTCGGGCGCTCGACGCTCGCGACGACCCTCTCGTGCCTCCTCCAGTCGCCCGACCCGAAGCGGGCCGCGGAGCTATCGCTGCTCGCGGTGCAAGCGGAGCCGAAGAACCCGATCGGCGAGGGATGCGCGCCCTGGCTCCAGCTCCTCGCGGTGACGTATGGCGCGTCGAGCGCCGCGCCGACGCTGCGCGCGATGCAGGCATGGGTGCCCTGGAACAGCTATGGGTGGCTGTTTCAGGCGAAGCTCCCGGGTGACAAGGACCGTGCACTCGTGTATGCGCGGCGCGCCTATACGCTCTCGCCCCTCGACACGTCCGTGGCCCATACCCTCGCCGACAAGCTCCTCGCCTCCGGCGCGCGCGAGGAGGCACGAGGCATTGCGCTCGCGCTCGCGACCGGCGGCCATGCCGTCCACTTCGTGGAAAGCAATCTGCTCCTCGTGCGCATCGAGGCAAGCGAGGCTCGATTCGGCGCTGCCCTCGCGCGGGCGAAGCGGGCCATGCTCCCTGCCGCGGACTATGCCGGCTGGCTGCGCGTGCAACGCTTCGAGATCGCCTGGCGCGCCCTGCAGATCGCGCACGTCCTCGGTCGCGCGCAGGAGATCGCCGACCTCGTCGTGGAGCGATTCCTCGACCCCGAGCCTCCGCCGCTCGACGGCGCGTACGTCGACGTCCCGCTCCGGCTCCCCGCCGTCTGTGCGTACGCCTCGCCGGCCGTCTCCCGGCGTTGTTTCACCCGGTTCCGTGAGCTCCGGCAGCGCCTCTCGTTCAGCGCCCTCCCGGACGCAGATGCCTTCACGGAGGGGGCCGAGCGTTATGCGAAGGGGGACTTCGCGGGCGCGGCGCGCGCGTTTCGACCTTTGCTCCGGACGCCGGGTCCGTTTGTCGAGGTCCTCGCCGAGCCGATGATCGAGACGTTCGAGCATACGGGGGAGAGCGAGCTCGTCGCCCGCGTGGAGGCTGCGATGGCCGATCGCTCTGGCGAGCTCAATGGGGCGAGCCTGGCGCTGGTGCGCGCCGCGCGTCGAGCGGCGAAGCGTGGGGAGAAGGAGCAGGCCCGGGCGCTCGCGCATCGCGTGCTGGATGCGTGGTCGGTGGCGGATGAGACGGTCCCCGCGGTGGCGGAGATGCGCCGGCTGGTTCAGGAGGGGCGCGGCGGGGCGCGGTGA